In the genome of Candidatus Dormiibacterota bacterium, one region contains:
- a CDS encoding NAD(P)-dependent oxidoreductase has product MEVAILGTGRMGSALARRLAGAGLVPVLWNRTRARAERVGVGSVVATPADAVRDAGVVITSLTGADAVRAAYGGPAGALAAARGQVFVEMSTSGPDLLAEFEARFAATGSTLIDAPILGAPAVVLRGGATILAGGAPADVEHVRPLLRLLGEVRHVGPLGSGARLKLVASSMVAAVIMSAAELQTAGEAANLDPRDVFWVLARQVPWLEMRRTGFVDRWHELTLFAARDLRKDLDLALDTFHRSRALAPVTALVRELVAETAADIAHLDTPPVISGCRARRRGAAARSLLGREGSARRVARRSH; this is encoded by the coding sequence ATGGAGGTCGCCATTCTCGGCACCGGACGGATGGGGTCCGCCCTCGCCCGTCGCCTCGCCGGGGCCGGCCTCGTGCCCGTCCTCTGGAACCGGACCAGAGCTCGCGCGGAGCGGGTGGGTGTCGGATCTGTCGTCGCCACACCTGCCGACGCGGTGCGCGACGCCGGGGTCGTCATCACCAGCCTGACCGGCGCCGACGCCGTGCGCGCCGCCTATGGCGGTCCCGCGGGCGCGCTCGCCGCCGCCCGCGGGCAGGTTTTCGTCGAGATGAGCACGTCGGGACCCGACCTGTTGGCGGAGTTCGAGGCGCGCTTCGCAGCGACCGGCTCGACCCTGATCGACGCGCCCATCCTCGGTGCTCCGGCGGTGGTGCTCCGCGGAGGGGCCACGATCCTCGCCGGGGGCGCGCCCGCCGACGTCGAGCACGTCCGACCCCTGCTCCGGCTGCTCGGCGAGGTGCGCCACGTCGGCCCGCTGGGCAGCGGAGCGCGCCTCAAGCTGGTGGCCAGCAGCATGGTCGCGGCGGTGATCATGTCCGCTGCCGAGCTGCAGACCGCCGGCGAGGCAGCGAACCTCGACCCCAGGGACGTCTTCTGGGTGCTCGCCCGCCAGGTGCCGTGGCTCGAGATGCGCCGGACCGGGTTCGTCGACCGCTGGCACGAGCTCACGCTCTTCGCCGCCCGCGACCTCCGCAAGGACCTCGACCTGGCGCTCGACACGTTCCACCGGTCGCGGGCCCTGGCGCCCGTCACCGCACTGGTCCGGGAGCTCGTCGCCGAGACCGCGGCGGACATCGCCCACCTCGACACCCCTCCGGTGATCTCGGGCTGTCGCGCACGGCGCCGGGGAGCCGCGGCACGCTCGCTGCTCGGACGGGAAGGCTCCGCGAGGCGGGTGGCTCGCCGGTCGCACTGA
- a CDS encoding MBL fold metallo-hydrolase, with the protein METRVDQIADRIYRISTCIAEVAPGGFTFNQFLVDAEEPLLYHTGMRALFPLVREAVERIMPVERLRWIAFAHLEADECGSVNDFLAVAPHAEVTHGALGCMLSLNDHCDRPPRPLADGEVLELGGAALQRRVLEVSTPHVPHNWESHVLFEQETGTLFCGDLCTQIGDGPAVTDGDLLEAAVQAEDMFRQTSLGPAIAPTYRQLADLAPRTLAVMHGSSFSGDCPALLRALAGIYEERSASGSGQPLPLH; encoded by the coding sequence ATGGAGACACGCGTCGACCAGATCGCCGACCGGATCTACAGGATCTCGACCTGCATCGCCGAGGTCGCGCCCGGCGGCTTCACCTTCAACCAGTTCCTGGTCGACGCCGAGGAGCCGTTGCTCTATCACACGGGGATGCGGGCGCTGTTCCCGCTGGTGCGCGAGGCCGTCGAGCGGATCATGCCGGTGGAGCGGCTGCGCTGGATCGCGTTCGCCCACCTCGAGGCGGACGAGTGCGGCTCCGTCAACGACTTCCTCGCGGTGGCACCGCACGCCGAGGTGACCCATGGCGCCCTCGGCTGCATGCTCTCGCTGAACGACCACTGCGACCGGCCACCGCGCCCGCTCGCCGACGGCGAGGTGCTCGAGCTCGGCGGCGCGGCTCTGCAGCGCCGGGTGCTCGAGGTGTCGACGCCCCACGTGCCCCACAACTGGGAGTCGCACGTGCTCTTCGAGCAGGAGACCGGCACGCTCTTCTGCGGCGATCTGTGCACCCAGATCGGCGACGGACCGGCGGTCACCGACGGCGACCTCCTCGAGGCTGCCGTCCAGGCCGAGGACATGTTCCGGCAGACGTCTCTCGGCCCCGCGATCGCACCGACCTACCGGCAGCTCGCGGACCTCGCGCCACGCACGCTCGCGGTGATGCACGGTTCGTCGTTCAGCGGTGACTGCCCGGCGCTGCTGCGCGCCCTCGCCGGCATCTACGAGGAGCGCTCCGCCTCAGGCTCGGGGCAGCCACTGCCCCTGCACTGA
- a CDS encoding DsbA family protein, producing the protein MDIDFWFDPACPFCWRTSRWLLGVAPLRNLTIRWRSISLLEKNGGAENVPEQYRAPVVATHRMLRVAERLRAEGRSDLIERFYTEVGTQIHHDGVDAQDIDVAAVLGALGADPSVAAALDDESLDDAIRASMSEALSRTGEDVGTPLVGIDGSVYFGPVVAPVPTGEEALELFDAWRTLVRLGTFWELKRGREGIDMTPPPRPETVVPSRQRVGSPDTR; encoded by the coding sequence ATGGACATCGACTTCTGGTTCGATCCCGCCTGCCCCTTCTGCTGGCGCACCTCGCGCTGGCTGCTCGGTGTCGCCCCCCTCCGCAACCTGACCATCCGCTGGCGCAGCATCAGCCTGCTGGAGAAGAACGGCGGCGCCGAGAACGTCCCCGAGCAGTACCGCGCCCCGGTGGTGGCGACGCACCGCATGCTCCGCGTGGCCGAGCGGCTTCGTGCGGAGGGGAGGAGCGACCTGATCGAGCGCTTCTACACCGAGGTCGGAACCCAGATCCACCACGACGGCGTCGACGCCCAGGACATCGACGTCGCCGCCGTCCTCGGCGCCCTCGGCGCCGACCCGTCGGTCGCCGCCGCGCTCGACGACGAGAGTCTCGACGACGCCATCCGGGCCTCGATGTCGGAGGCGCTGAGCCGGACCGGCGAGGACGTCGGGACGCCGCTGGTCGGGATCGACGGCAGCGTCTACTTCGGGCCGGTGGTGGCTCCCGTGCCCACCGGCGAGGAGGCGCTCGAGCTCTTCGACGCCTGGCGCACCCTGGTGCGGCTGGGCACGTTCTGGGAGCTCAAGCGCGGCCGCGAGGGCATCGACATGACCCCGCCCCCACGGCCCGAGACCGTGGTCCCGTCGCGTCAGAGGGTCGGCTCACCCGACACCCGGTAG
- a CDS encoding VOC family protein, whose product MAISDGSTRTAAAAIQDMPRPPWHGVNHLALVTPDMDATVRFYHGVLGMRLVATLMAGPMRHYFFEIAPGNCVAFFEWQGADTFCKPAGWRVEQPLQLDHLSFNLPDHEALLDLHARLEEAGVEVTEEIDHGFIHSIYFTYPNGIALEASYWLEDATAKPESDRSSFSDPDPVAAVRELQAAGRLDWMPATDLVPQPRGVA is encoded by the coding sequence ATGGCGATCAGCGACGGGAGCACCAGGACCGCCGCGGCGGCCATCCAGGACATGCCGCGGCCGCCCTGGCACGGGGTCAACCACCTCGCACTGGTCACCCCGGACATGGACGCGACCGTCCGCTTCTACCACGGGGTCCTCGGGATGCGGCTGGTCGCCACCCTGATGGCGGGGCCGATGCGTCACTACTTCTTCGAGATCGCCCCGGGCAACTGCGTGGCCTTCTTCGAGTGGCAGGGGGCGGACACCTTCTGCAAGCCCGCGGGCTGGCGTGTGGAGCAGCCGCTCCAGCTCGACCACCTCTCCTTCAACCTCCCCGACCACGAGGCGCTGCTCGACCTGCACGCCCGCCTCGAGGAGGCCGGCGTCGAGGTGACCGAGGAGATCGACCACGGCTTCATCCACTCGATCTACTTCACCTATCCCAACGGCATCGCCCTCGAGGCCAGCTACTGGCTCGAGGACGCGACCGCGAAGCCCGAGAGCGACCGCAGCTCCTTCAGCGATCCCGACCCGGTGGCCGCGGTGCGCGAGCTCCAGGCCGCCGGACGGCTCGACTGGATGCCCGCCACCGACCTGGTGCCCCAACCGCGCGGGGTCGCCTGA
- a CDS encoding spore germination protein GerW family protein — protein MRPEEILDRVRDTLTVRQVFGEPYERDGVLVVPVARVAGGGGGGGGGNPTEGSGSGGGFGLEARPVGVYVIRDGEVSWRPAVDVTRIALGGQLVAIVALLVARSAVRRLAGR, from the coding sequence ATGCGCCCGGAGGAGATCCTCGACAGGGTGCGCGACACCCTGACCGTCCGCCAGGTGTTCGGCGAGCCGTACGAGCGCGACGGCGTCCTCGTCGTCCCGGTCGCGCGGGTGGCAGGGGGCGGCGGAGGCGGCGGCGGTGGCAACCCGACCGAGGGGAGCGGCAGCGGCGGCGGCTTCGGGCTGGAGGCCCGCCCGGTCGGCGTCTACGTGATCCGCGACGGCGAGGTGAGCTGGCGGCCGGCGGTCGACGTCACCCGCATCGCCCTCGGCGGCCAGCTGGTCGCCATCGTCGCCCTGCTGGTGGCGCGGAGCGCCGTCCGCCGGCTGGCCGGACGCTAG
- a CDS encoding adenylate cyclase regulatory domain-containing protein, protein MTEPRGRGPGRPALRLANDDPLLAGAVTEAERRARRRLLRALLDEGVPREELLGAVEADRLSLLLTDLTLRGGRSYSDATLERRAGLTREQLDDHRRAAGLSPVQEITSADLAAASALGRLLAAGVAPEDIVEVSRVAGQGVSSIARAITRVASRLLVRAGDSELDVSRRYAQAAEVFFPLVTALGVYQFRGHLREALQQEAVGRAERETGGVRGARDVCVAFADLVGFTRLGNRVHADEIGRVAGRLVTLSYELVHPPVAIVKTIGDAVMLVSPEPVPMVEALLRLVDTVDAEGSDFPQLRAGIACGPAVEVGADWYGHAVNLASRLTAAARPGCVVGTPEVRAATADQFRWSRALPRHLRGVRGAVFTARVRARPAPDAG, encoded by the coding sequence ATGACCGAACCGCGCGGCCGCGGCCCCGGGCGGCCGGCGCTCCGGCTCGCCAACGACGATCCCCTGCTCGCCGGCGCCGTGACCGAGGCGGAGCGGCGGGCCCGGCGGCGGCTGCTGCGCGCGCTCCTCGACGAGGGCGTGCCCCGGGAGGAGCTGCTCGGCGCCGTCGAGGCCGACCGGCTCTCGCTGCTGCTCACCGACCTCACCCTGCGGGGCGGCCGCAGCTACAGCGACGCCACCCTGGAGCGGCGCGCCGGGCTGACCCGGGAGCAGCTCGACGACCACCGCCGCGCCGCCGGGCTGTCGCCGGTGCAGGAGATCACCTCGGCCGACCTGGCGGCCGCCTCCGCGCTCGGCCGGCTGCTCGCCGCCGGGGTGGCCCCCGAGGACATCGTCGAGGTCTCCCGGGTGGCCGGCCAGGGGGTCTCGAGCATCGCGCGGGCGATCACCCGGGTGGCGTCCCGGCTCCTGGTGCGCGCCGGCGACAGCGAGCTCGACGTCAGCCGCCGATACGCCCAGGCGGCGGAGGTCTTCTTCCCCCTGGTCACCGCCCTCGGCGTCTACCAGTTCCGCGGCCACCTGCGCGAGGCGCTGCAGCAGGAGGCGGTGGGCCGGGCCGAGCGCGAGACCGGCGGGGTGCGCGGGGCGCGGGACGTCTGCGTCGCCTTCGCCGACCTGGTCGGCTTCACCCGGCTGGGCAACCGCGTCCACGCCGACGAGATCGGCCGCGTCGCCGGCCGGCTGGTGACCCTCTCCTACGAGCTGGTCCATCCGCCGGTCGCGATCGTCAAGACCATCGGCGACGCGGTGATGCTGGTCTCCCCCGAGCCGGTGCCCATGGTCGAGGCGCTGCTGCGGCTCGTCGACACCGTGGACGCCGAGGGCTCGGACTTCCCCCAGCTCCGCGCCGGGATCGCCTGCGGCCCCGCCGTCGAGGTCGGCGCCGACTGGTACGGGCACGCGGTGAACCTGGCCAGCCGGCTCACCGCCGCCGCCCGGCCCGGCTGCGTGGTGGGCACCCCGGAGGTGCGGGCGGCGACCGCGGACCAGTTCCGCTGGTCGCGCGCCCTCCCCCGCCACCTCAGGGGGGTGCGCGGAGCCGTGTTCACCGCCCGGGTGCGGGCCCGCCCGGCGCCGGACGCCGGCTGA